The proteins below are encoded in one region of Candidatus Thiodiazotropha sp. LNASS1:
- a CDS encoding HDOD domain-containing protein, which produces MIGSTEKKKILFVDDEPNVLSGLRRSLRSQRKEWDMEFAGSGQEALAKAEEIRLDAIVTDMRMPGMDGAELLDCIAKGHPQVVRIVLSGQSDQESVMKTVGPAHQYLNKPCEIDILKGTLARAFSLRDLLGESHLKSLVSGMRTLPSLPALYSELMVVIQDPNASVADVGRLIAKDPAMTLKVLQLVNSAFFGLGRHVSNPVDAASLLGLEILKPLVLSIGIFKQFEADKLNVKEFSLDALWLHSSRVGSLAKLIASEEGMQSPAVEDSLLAGMLHDIGKLILIVNQPTEYLQFIEAGQAATEERVAAEEAVFGSTHGAVGAYLLGLWGLPQSVVEAVALHNQPALQGERVFSVLSVVHIANALVHAEAEDTVLDSLLDLDYINSIKVTEERIEIWKRLASGLDDNSN; this is translated from the coding sequence ATGATCGGTTCAACGGAAAAAAAGAAAATTCTGTTCGTCGACGATGAACCGAACGTCCTCTCAGGACTCAGGCGCAGTCTGCGAAGTCAGCGAAAGGAATGGGATATGGAGTTTGCCGGCAGCGGACAAGAGGCGCTGGCAAAGGCCGAAGAGATCCGTTTAGACGCTATAGTCACCGACATGCGTATGCCGGGCATGGATGGTGCGGAGCTTTTGGATTGCATCGCGAAGGGACACCCGCAGGTGGTTCGTATTGTGCTATCCGGGCAATCTGACCAGGAATCGGTGATGAAGACGGTGGGGCCTGCTCATCAGTACCTGAACAAACCTTGTGAGATCGATATTCTGAAAGGCACCTTGGCGCGCGCTTTTTCGTTGCGTGATCTCCTCGGTGAGAGTCACCTCAAGTCTCTGGTTTCCGGTATGCGTACGCTGCCAAGCCTGCCCGCACTGTATAGCGAATTGATGGTTGTCATTCAGGATCCGAACGCCTCGGTTGCCGATGTAGGGAGGTTGATTGCCAAAGATCCGGCGATGACCTTAAAGGTTCTACAGCTTGTCAACTCGGCCTTTTTCGGCCTCGGTCGCCATGTCTCAAATCCGGTTGACGCAGCTTCTTTATTGGGGCTTGAAATACTTAAACCGCTGGTACTGTCAATCGGTATATTCAAACAGTTCGAGGCGGACAAGCTCAATGTGAAGGAGTTTTCGCTGGATGCACTTTGGCTCCATAGTTCACGGGTTGGTTCACTTGCCAAGTTGATTGCCAGCGAGGAGGGAATGCAGTCTCCCGCCGTCGAGGATAGCCTGCTTGCCGGCATGCTGCACGACATCGGTAAACTGATCTTGATAGTCAATCAGCCCACCGAGTACCTGCAGTTTATAGAAGCGGGGCAAGCTGCAACGGAAGAACGGGTCGCTGCAGAGGAGGCGGTATTCGGCTCCACACATGGAGCGGTGGGTGCATACCTCTTAGGTCTGTGGGGATTGCCACAGTCGGTCGTGGAAGCGGTGGCCTTGCATAATCAGCCGGCATTGCAGGGGGAAAGGGTGTTCAGCGTGCTCAGCGTGGTTCATATTGCGAATGCATTGGTACATGCCGAAGCAGAGGATACCGTCTTAGACTCTCTGTTGGATCTCGACTACATCAATTCCATCAAGGTGACGGAAGAGCGTATCGAGATCTGGAAAAGGCTGGCTAGCGGATTAGATGACAATAGCAATTAA
- a CDS encoding TAXI family TRAP transporter solute-binding subunit has protein sequence MNITRRSVLTAGTALLAASMMLPVTASAKERVVFSGGPAGGTFQVVANAVQVYKPIKSSKDFRVKAQSSAGSVENLRKVNSGKAQMGVVYSGHVYLGRNGQMKNDTKKYEDVMAVAWLYGAPAQLVTRKDSGIKSTKDLVGKKVGVGNAGSGAFANCELFFTHMGVWDKVERNAMGYNDAAQAFGNNQLDAFWLFTAFPSGAVIMAAQTNDIELVDVGKDAQDSGFFDKYPYFSQLSVPAGTYRGVEKDSPSFQDSALWVANSKVSDDTVYNMLSIIYTDEGLAHMKAQKKTFKNMSLDTGTQGVVTPWHPGAIKFWKDKGMM, from the coding sequence ATGAATATTACACGCAGATCGGTACTGACCGCAGGTACAGCCCTACTTGCAGCCAGTATGATGCTACCTGTCACCGCATCAGCCAAAGAACGAGTGGTTTTTAGCGGTGGCCCGGCTGGTGGTACCTTCCAGGTCGTCGCCAATGCCGTCCAGGTCTACAAGCCCATCAAGAGCTCGAAGGATTTTCGGGTCAAGGCACAATCTTCAGCCGGCTCGGTTGAAAACCTGCGTAAGGTAAACTCCGGCAAGGCCCAGATGGGCGTAGTCTATTCCGGCCATGTTTACCTCGGCCGCAACGGCCAGATGAAGAACGACACCAAGAAGTATGAAGACGTCATGGCTGTCGCCTGGCTCTACGGCGCGCCTGCCCAGCTAGTGACGCGTAAGGACTCCGGCATCAAGAGCACCAAGGATCTTGTCGGGAAAAAGGTTGGTGTAGGCAATGCCGGCTCAGGCGCATTCGCCAACTGTGAACTCTTCTTCACCCACATGGGTGTCTGGGACAAGGTCGAACGCAATGCCATGGGTTACAACGATGCCGCTCAGGCATTCGGCAACAATCAGCTGGATGCCTTCTGGTTGTTCACGGCCTTCCCCAGCGGCGCCGTTATCATGGCGGCCCAAACCAATGACATTGAATTGGTGGATGTGGGTAAGGACGCGCAGGATAGCGGCTTCTTCGATAAATACCCCTACTTCTCACAACTGTCGGTACCGGCCGGTACCTATCGCGGCGTAGAGAAGGACAGCCCCTCCTTCCAGGACTCGGCCCTATGGGTGGCCAACTCCAAGGTATCGGACGACACTGTCTACAACATGCTTTCCATCATCTACACCGATGAAGGCCTGGCCCACATGAAGGCACAGAAAAAGACCTTCAAGAACATGAGCCTCGATACCGGAACCCAGGGCGTTGTCACCCCATGGCATCCCGGCGCCATCAAGTTCTGGAAAGATAAAGGCATGATGTAA
- a CDS encoding EAL domain-containing protein, whose amino-acid sequence MKQGFKFNNKNLSLWTYLAALLWSAVFIFSLEWNLNQNQRMVPERAGAQARAAIEKDMIYRSVVSRVGGIYMPVDQGIIPNPYLAHLPDRDVTTTDGRKLTLVNSSYFTRLVHDQEAKMAPHGIRGHTTKENPLRPLNAPDSWELRGLKKLRSGQPEWSEETLIDGKPYLRMIKPRLAKASCMNCHPEENAAPGEIMGGISVRIPLDELQAQADARVLNIAGWHGGLWILGMIGLFLGNRLLRIQSEKMQYSALHDILTDLPNRALFMDRLEQRLENAKRHELTGAILFLDLDRFKYINDSLGHSIGDELLKLVAERQRYLLRAEDTVARLGGDEFVILLADLHADPEITAIEAQNVAEKVLDALAQPYHLGNHTLHSTPSIGIALISPESDDASEILRQADAAMYQAKEYGRNNFRFFLPSMQMLASERLELENALHSAITRNQLVLHYQPKVAISRREEILGAEALIRWQHPTQGLLLPGEFIAIAEESGLILQLGGWVLREACLQIKAWEQRFKGKPFGRISVNISPKQFQQKDFIQQVISTITDTEVDPTGLEFELTESSLVEDVHDVRKKMVELKKLGIQISIDDFGTGYSSLAYLKMLPVDVLKIDRSFIRDIGIDPNDDAIVETILAMSWRLGFRAIAEGVETEEQLKFLRARQCDGYQGYLFSRPLAADGLEAILLKSADIRA is encoded by the coding sequence ATGAAACAAGGATTTAAGTTCAACAACAAAAACTTAAGCCTGTGGACCTATCTGGCAGCCCTGCTGTGGAGTGCCGTGTTCATCTTTTCGCTCGAATGGAATTTGAATCAGAACCAGCGCATGGTGCCCGAACGGGCCGGCGCTCAGGCCCGTGCCGCCATCGAGAAGGACATGATCTATCGCAGTGTGGTCTCCCGCGTTGGTGGCATCTATATGCCGGTAGACCAAGGCATCATCCCCAATCCCTATCTGGCCCACCTACCCGATCGGGATGTGACCACCACCGACGGCCGCAAACTGACACTGGTCAACTCCTCCTACTTCACCCGCCTGGTTCACGACCAGGAGGCAAAGATGGCGCCTCATGGAATACGTGGACATACCACCAAAGAGAATCCGCTCAGGCCGCTCAATGCACCTGACAGCTGGGAACTCAGAGGCTTGAAAAAACTGCGCAGCGGCCAGCCCGAATGGAGTGAAGAGACGCTGATCGATGGCAAACCCTACCTGCGCATGATCAAACCCAGGCTGGCGAAGGCCTCCTGCATGAATTGCCACCCGGAGGAGAATGCCGCACCGGGGGAGATCATGGGCGGCATCAGTGTGCGTATTCCACTGGATGAATTGCAGGCCCAGGCAGATGCACGAGTCCTGAATATTGCTGGCTGGCATGGCGGTTTATGGATACTCGGCATGATCGGCCTGTTTCTGGGAAACCGACTGCTCCGTATCCAGTCGGAGAAGATGCAATATTCGGCGCTGCACGACATCCTGACCGACCTGCCGAACCGGGCACTTTTTATGGACCGCCTGGAACAACGGCTGGAAAACGCCAAACGGCACGAGCTCACCGGGGCCATACTTTTTCTGGACCTGGACCGTTTTAAATATATCAATGACTCACTCGGCCACAGCATCGGCGACGAGCTGTTGAAACTGGTCGCGGAGCGACAGCGCTACCTGCTGCGTGCGGAAGATACAGTCGCCCGCCTTGGCGGTGACGAGTTCGTCATTCTCTTGGCTGACCTGCACGCCGATCCCGAGATTACAGCCATCGAGGCGCAAAACGTGGCGGAAAAGGTGCTGGATGCCCTCGCCCAGCCCTATCACCTCGGCAACCACACCCTGCATTCCACGCCCAGTATCGGCATTGCCCTGATCTCACCCGAATCAGACGATGCCAGCGAGATCCTCAGGCAGGCCGATGCCGCCATGTACCAGGCCAAGGAATATGGCCGCAACAATTTCCGCTTCTTCCTGCCCAGTATGCAGATGCTCGCCTCGGAAAGGCTCGAGTTGGAAAACGCCCTGCACAGCGCTATCACCCGGAATCAACTGGTGCTGCACTATCAGCCCAAGGTTGCGATCTCGAGGAGAGAGGAGATATTGGGTGCCGAAGCCCTCATTCGCTGGCAGCACCCGACCCAGGGCCTGCTCTTGCCCGGTGAATTCATCGCCATTGCGGAGGAGAGCGGACTGATACTGCAATTGGGCGGGTGGGTATTGCGAGAAGCCTGCTTACAGATCAAGGCATGGGAGCAACGTTTCAAGGGAAAACCCTTCGGCAGGATTTCCGTCAACATCAGTCCCAAGCAGTTTCAGCAAAAGGACTTCATTCAGCAGGTAATATCAACGATTACCGATACCGAAGTGGACCCTACGGGACTGGAATTTGAACTGACCGAAAGCTCCCTTGTTGAAGATGTTCATGATGTAAGAAAGAAAATGGTGGAGTTGAAGAAACTCGGCATTCAAATCTCCATCGACGATTTCGGCACCGGCTACTCATCTCTCGCCTACCTGAAGATGCTGCCGGTTGATGTACTGAAGATAGACCGCTCATTCATCCGCGACATCGGCATCGATCCCAACGACGATGCCATTGTCGAGACCATACTCGCGATGTCCTGGCGACTCGGATTCCGCGCGATCGCCGAAGGAGTTGAAACGGAAGAGCAATTGAAGTTTCTGCGGGCGCGGCAATGCGATGGCTATCAGGGCTACTTGTTCAGTCGACCGCTGGCGGCAGATGGGCTCGAGGCCATTCTGCTCAAATCGGCGGATATACGCGCCTAA
- a CDS encoding ATP-binding protein: MPNDISPKKNTEIHVLLVDDDPDSAEETVQLLLRMDSQLSIEYKTVELLADALNEIAQSHYDLILLDTGLADMPSPSAIRSLRDAFSYAPIIATQKYEDAGLAAMWMGEGADECLFMGVVDERVLNRVVQYAIKRYHTYSKLHQQSRTHHILNKLLSLSLQEMPFERLLEECLEVILSAPLTDMMHQGAIFVAENGSGQLKMLAHSNLDPQIVELCETIEFGQCLCGCAAESGEVQFADCVDDRHENRVEGMQPHGHYNVPIISKDHVLGVLTLYLKEGHIRSQDEESFLRGVADTLAGIIERARTSNQLALAHEQNSRLLSSLTSILIGVDNQGCISHWNEQAAQTFGVVAEQVLGKPIAAAPIGWDWSQAANNILTSLGSEKQADRFEVRCKPVSGTNRLLSVCATPFIDENDDSNGYLLIADDVTEQKQLESEMQQMQKLQSIGQLAAGIAHEINTPIQYVGDNIRFLREAFEDIAEIINDEYEVVDTARSGTVPTELLSQLDDKIEEVDLEYLQEEVPKSIQQTLDGVDRVATIVRAMKEFSHPGSEEKTLTDINKAVDSTVTVARNVWKYHSEMQLELDPSLPQVSCIPGPINEVILNIIVNAAHAITDRVGDNGDMGLIRITTGHEDNWVVIRIADSGTGIPEDAREHVFDPFFTTKDVGKGTGQGLSLSHKIIVDQHDGELSFETEMGVGTTFIIRLPLEKKMA, translated from the coding sequence ATGCCGAATGATATTTCACCAAAGAAGAATACCGAAATCCATGTGTTGCTGGTGGATGACGATCCCGACAGCGCAGAGGAGACTGTGCAGCTGCTGCTGCGGATGGATTCTCAACTGAGCATCGAGTACAAGACTGTTGAGCTGTTGGCGGATGCCCTCAACGAAATCGCCCAATCCCACTACGACCTGATCCTGCTGGATACCGGTCTGGCGGATATGCCGTCACCATCTGCCATACGCTCCTTGCGTGACGCCTTCTCTTACGCACCGATCATCGCCACCCAAAAATATGAGGATGCGGGGCTGGCTGCCATGTGGATGGGTGAAGGGGCGGACGAGTGCCTCTTCATGGGCGTGGTGGATGAGAGGGTGCTCAATCGGGTCGTTCAGTATGCGATCAAGCGCTACCATACCTACAGTAAACTGCATCAGCAAAGCCGTACCCACCATATCCTCAACAAGCTGTTGAGTCTGTCACTGCAGGAGATGCCATTCGAGAGGTTGCTGGAGGAGTGTCTGGAGGTCATTCTTTCCGCGCCACTCACCGATATGATGCATCAAGGCGCTATCTTCGTGGCTGAGAATGGGAGCGGGCAACTTAAAATGCTGGCCCATTCGAATCTTGATCCTCAAATTGTCGAGCTTTGCGAAACGATTGAATTTGGTCAATGTCTCTGTGGCTGTGCTGCGGAAAGCGGGGAAGTGCAGTTCGCGGATTGCGTCGATGATCGCCATGAAAACAGAGTGGAAGGTATGCAGCCCCACGGCCACTATAATGTGCCGATCATCTCTAAGGATCATGTACTGGGTGTACTGACGCTCTATCTCAAAGAGGGGCATATACGCAGTCAGGATGAAGAGTCATTTCTGCGTGGTGTGGCCGATACCTTGGCGGGTATTATCGAGCGGGCACGCACCAGCAATCAGTTGGCGCTGGCTCACGAGCAGAACAGCCGCCTGTTATCTTCATTGACCTCCATTCTTATCGGAGTGGACAACCAGGGCTGTATCAGCCATTGGAACGAACAGGCTGCACAGACTTTTGGCGTAGTGGCTGAACAGGTGCTTGGCAAGCCGATTGCCGCCGCTCCCATTGGTTGGGACTGGTCGCAGGCTGCCAACAATATCCTCACCAGTCTGGGTAGTGAAAAACAAGCTGACCGTTTTGAAGTGCGTTGTAAACCGGTGAGTGGAACCAATCGGCTGCTTTCGGTCTGTGCCACGCCATTCATAGACGAGAATGACGACAGTAACGGCTATTTGTTGATCGCCGATGATGTCACCGAGCAGAAGCAGCTCGAATCGGAGATGCAGCAGATGCAAAAGCTGCAGTCGATTGGACAGTTGGCGGCAGGGATTGCTCACGAGATCAACACACCGATTCAGTATGTCGGTGACAATATACGCTTTCTGCGTGAAGCGTTTGAGGATATTGCCGAGATCATCAACGATGAGTATGAAGTTGTCGACACTGCACGTAGCGGTACTGTGCCAACGGAACTCTTATCCCAATTGGACGATAAGATCGAAGAGGTGGATTTGGAGTACCTGCAAGAAGAGGTGCCCAAGTCGATCCAGCAGACTCTAGATGGAGTGGACCGTGTTGCAACCATAGTACGGGCAATGAAAGAGTTTTCGCATCCGGGTTCTGAAGAGAAGACGTTGACCGATATCAACAAGGCGGTTGACAGTACTGTGACCGTGGCGCGCAATGTCTGGAAGTATCATTCTGAGATGCAGCTCGAGCTCGATCCCTCCCTGCCCCAGGTCAGCTGCATACCTGGGCCGATCAACGAGGTCATTCTGAATATTATCGTCAATGCCGCTCATGCCATTACCGACAGGGTGGGGGATAACGGCGATATGGGATTAATTAGGATCACCACTGGTCACGAGGACAATTGGGTGGTGATCCGTATCGCTGATAGTGGGACCGGTATCCCCGAGGATGCGCGAGAACATGTATTCGATCCATTCTTTACCACCAAGGATGTGGGCAAAGGGACTGGCCAGGGGCTCTCGCTAAGCCACAAGATCATTGTCGATCAACACGATGGTGAACTGAGTTTCGAGACAGAGATGGGTGTCGGTACGACGTTTATCATCAGGCTGCCCCTAGAGAAGAAGATGGCATGA
- a CDS encoding ATP-binding protein, producing MPEVLKNRYLVGIGILCILMLTFWISHRISWHNGIHKLSYNNQQQLEQFVGHFESQLSRYQFIPQLVAKNFLLVELLNDPTNDSLIDVVNLFLQEINGITDASDTYLMDKSGLTLAASNWGDENPFVGQNFSFRPYFSEAMQGKVGRYFALGTTSKKRGYYYSYPIIYNADKIGVIAVKMDLSKIEKYWSERQSQFIVSDPDGIIFITTNPEWLYSSIVPLSAKSLERIKASRRYGDSNIKALKLANKETVSDSSRIIQINTEDSANEFLTNYHDMLEAGWSMRILTPLEDLRQQSLVSAFTMLLLALSMMLIGLLVWQWNRRHQERERFHQEAQKQLEKKVSLRTADLQNEIDEHKQTEKTLRETQGELIQTAKLAVLGQMSASISHELNNPLAAIRSYADNARKFLSIDKDGKADENLQRIAELTDRMSRISSQLKFFSRKSSGQLEMVNIAPIIQTAIEISRPQFKNTDITIDTDRVGGNIIAHVDFIQLEQVLINLINNAIHAIGSHAPGTIIITTERNKRRIMIHVDDTGPGIDEQKLEMIFEPFYTTRESGLGLGLSISARIIDSMNGKLSAENLNMGGARFTITLPEPEKR from the coding sequence ATGCCTGAGGTTCTTAAAAATCGCTATTTGGTTGGTATCGGCATCCTATGCATTCTTATGCTGACCTTCTGGATATCACATAGGATCAGTTGGCACAACGGAATTCACAAACTGAGCTACAATAACCAGCAGCAACTGGAGCAGTTCGTCGGTCATTTTGAATCGCAATTATCCCGTTATCAATTCATCCCCCAGTTAGTGGCGAAAAACTTCCTTTTGGTTGAGTTGTTGAATGACCCAACCAATGATTCGCTGATTGATGTGGTCAATCTCTTTCTGCAAGAGATCAATGGAATCACTGATGCATCAGACACCTACTTGATGGATAAATCCGGATTAACACTGGCTGCCAGCAACTGGGGGGACGAAAATCCCTTTGTCGGACAGAATTTCAGTTTTCGCCCCTATTTCTCCGAAGCAATGCAGGGGAAAGTAGGTCGCTACTTTGCGCTTGGAACCACATCCAAAAAGCGCGGTTACTACTACTCCTACCCGATCATATACAATGCAGACAAGATTGGGGTCATCGCCGTTAAGATGGACCTCTCCAAGATTGAAAAATATTGGTCTGAGAGACAATCACAGTTTATTGTCAGTGATCCGGACGGAATTATTTTCATCACCACTAATCCTGAGTGGTTATACAGCAGCATCGTTCCGTTATCCGCAAAGTCATTAGAGCGCATAAAGGCAAGTCGGCGTTATGGGGATTCAAACATCAAGGCCCTGAAGCTGGCAAACAAGGAAACAGTATCCGACAGCAGTCGTATTATCCAGATCAATACGGAAGACTCAGCGAATGAGTTTCTTACAAACTATCACGACATGCTGGAAGCCGGCTGGTCGATGCGAATCCTAACCCCTCTGGAGGATTTAAGGCAGCAAAGCTTGGTCAGTGCGTTTACCATGCTGTTGTTGGCGCTTTCCATGATGCTGATCGGCTTGCTTGTCTGGCAATGGAACAGACGACATCAGGAGCGTGAGCGATTTCACCAGGAGGCACAAAAGCAACTGGAAAAGAAGGTCTCTTTGAGAACGGCCGATCTTCAGAACGAAATAGATGAACACAAACAGACCGAAAAAACCCTGCGTGAAACACAGGGTGAACTTATTCAGACCGCCAAGCTCGCCGTCCTGGGACAGATGTCGGCCAGTATCAGTCACGAACTTAACAATCCCTTGGCGGCAATCCGCAGTTATGCCGACAATGCACGGAAATTTCTATCCATCGATAAAGATGGCAAGGCTGACGAAAACCTGCAACGGATTGCCGAACTGACAGACCGAATGTCCAGAATCAGCTCCCAGTTGAAATTTTTCTCACGTAAGTCGAGCGGCCAACTTGAAATGGTCAATATCGCTCCAATCATTCAAACCGCTATTGAAATATCAAGGCCGCAATTCAAAAATACGGATATCACTATCGATACCGACCGGGTAGGCGGCAACATCATCGCCCATGTTGATTTTATACAACTGGAACAGGTATTGATTAATCTCATCAACAATGCCATTCATGCGATCGGCAGCCATGCGCCAGGCACTATCATTATTACTACGGAGCGAAATAAAAGACGGATCATGATTCATGTTGACGATACAGGACCGGGGATCGATGAACAGAAACTTGAAATGATCTTTGAACCATTTTACACAACCCGGGAATCGGGGCTCGGACTTGGACTGTCGATATCAGCCAGAATCATCGATAGCATGAATGGTAAGTTGTCCGCTGAAAATCTAAACATGGGTGGTGCTCGTTTCACTATTACACTGCCTGAGCCGGAAAAAAGATAA
- a CDS encoding polymer-forming cytoskeletal protein, which translates to MFDRNKRETHSENDSIPPTEAREPEERFDPQNRVREAAVIGPSIQINGDLSGEEDLIIQGKVSGTIQLREKSLTVGTKGQVDASVLAHRIIIEGKVNGDLCGSERVSIRKTGNVHGNIVSPKVSLDEGCRFKGSIDMDQEMINKAFGKSATPSATAKPEQASAKSKNIEINRSNKAGESSAAEKKVNSGSTG; encoded by the coding sequence ATGTTTGACAGAAACAAGCGAGAGACACATAGCGAAAACGATAGCATCCCACCCACCGAAGCAAGGGAACCCGAGGAGAGATTCGACCCCCAGAACCGTGTTCGTGAGGCGGCGGTCATCGGTCCATCGATTCAGATCAACGGCGACCTGAGCGGTGAAGAGGACTTGATCATCCAGGGCAAGGTGTCCGGCACCATACAGCTTCGGGAGAAAAGCCTCACTGTGGGCACCAAGGGTCAGGTTGACGCCAGTGTACTGGCACATCGCATCATCATAGAGGGTAAGGTGAATGGTGATCTTTGCGGTTCTGAACGAGTCTCTATTCGAAAGACAGGCAACGTCCACGGCAACATCGTATCGCCTAAGGTCAGTCTTGATGAGGGATGCCGCTTCAAGGGCAGCATCGATATGGATCAGGAGATGATCAACAAGGCTTTCGGTAAATCGGCAACGCCTTCAGCAACCGCTAAGCCGGAACAGGCTTCCGCCAAATCCAAGAACATTGAGATCAACAGATCGAACAAAGCCGGTGAATCTTCAGCAGCTGAGAAAAAAGTCAATAGTGGATCCACGGGATGA
- a CDS encoding 4a-hydroxytetrahydrobiopterin dehydratase: protein MEHKHDETYSDEEAEARLKEELPHWYLEKGWIRRKYKTSGWKGTLMVVNTVGHLAEAAFHHPDLTVSYAFVIVKLVTHSAKGITDKDFELARKIEEVIMWQPGLAAGALEGTPDDPRFKYIKYN from the coding sequence GTGGAACACAAACACGACGAGACCTACAGTGACGAAGAGGCTGAGGCACGGCTGAAGGAGGAGCTGCCCCACTGGTATCTGGAGAAAGGCTGGATCCGGCGAAAATACAAAACCAGTGGCTGGAAGGGTACCCTGATGGTGGTGAATACGGTGGGCCACCTGGCGGAAGCGGCGTTCCACCACCCGGATCTGACCGTCTCCTATGCGTTCGTCATCGTCAAACTGGTGACCCACTCCGCCAAAGGCATCACCGACAAGGATTTCGAACTGGCGCGCAAGATCGAGGAGGTGATCATGTGGCAGCCCGGACTCGCGGCGGGCGCCCTCGAGGGCACCCCCGACGATCCGCGCTTCAAATACATCAAATACAATTGA
- a CDS encoding sigma-54-dependent transcriptional regulator — protein sequence MSKSPDVFFIDDEIDLRLANEQTLELAGFQVRVFEKAEDALKLIDNQTGGIVVSDIRLPGLDGLALLQRLQQMDATLPVILITGHGDISMAVDAMQKGAYDFIEKPFSSERLVDTVRRALEKRRLVLENRTLKTELNAQNSLGPRIIGKTSAMKALKNTINQLADTAADILLMGETGTGKELVARSLHEHSQRRDKNFVAVNCGAIPENLIESELFGHEKGAFTGAETLRIGKFEYANHGSVFLDEVESMPLPAQVRLLRVLQERSLERIGSNESIELDIRIVAATKVDLKAAAERGEFREDLYYRLNVVTLELPPLRERREDIPLLFQHFLLVAAARYGKVAPAMPDNMSQKLMSFNWPGNVRELRNAAERFVLLGDECGLQLDEKSVTSPCVPLTLPEHVEVFERAMIEQALSESGGVIKKTMELLGLPRKTLYDKMQKYGLDKRLYK from the coding sequence ATGAGTAAAAGCCCTGATGTATTCTTTATCGATGATGAAATCGATCTCCGCCTAGCCAACGAACAGACCCTTGAACTGGCCGGGTTCCAGGTAAGGGTTTTTGAAAAGGCGGAAGATGCCCTGAAACTGATCGATAACCAGACCGGCGGCATTGTGGTCAGCGATATTCGCCTTCCAGGTCTTGACGGGCTTGCGCTTTTACAGCGATTGCAACAGATGGATGCCACACTACCCGTCATCTTGATTACCGGTCATGGAGACATATCCATGGCAGTGGATGCCATGCAGAAAGGTGCCTATGACTTTATCGAAAAACCCTTTTCGTCCGAGCGGCTGGTGGATACGGTGCGCAGAGCCCTCGAAAAGCGCAGGCTTGTCCTCGAGAACCGAACCTTAAAAACCGAGCTGAATGCGCAAAACTCCTTGGGACCACGCATTATCGGTAAAACCTCAGCCATGAAGGCGCTGAAAAATACCATCAATCAACTTGCGGATACCGCTGCTGACATATTACTAATGGGTGAGACCGGTACCGGTAAAGAGCTTGTGGCACGTTCGCTCCACGAGCACAGCCAACGAAGAGATAAGAACTTTGTCGCTGTAAACTGCGGCGCTATTCCGGAAAATCTGATCGAAAGTGAGCTATTCGGACATGAAAAAGGGGCCTTTACCGGCGCAGAGACCCTGCGTATCGGAAAATTCGAATATGCCAATCATGGAAGCGTGTTTCTGGATGAAGTGGAATCCATGCCCCTGCCCGCCCAAGTCCGGCTGCTGCGCGTATTGCAGGAACGATCCCTTGAACGTATCGGTTCCAATGAAAGTATCGAATTGGATATCCGCATTGTTGCAGCCACCAAGGTTGATCTTAAGGCTGCAGCTGAACGTGGCGAATTCAGGGAAGACCTCTACTATCGTTTGAACGTCGTAACCCTGGAACTCCCACCCTTACGCGAACGCCGTGAAGACATACCTTTATTGTTCCAGCACTTTCTGCTGGTTGCTGCGGCTCGCTACGGAAAGGTCGCACCGGCGATGCCGGACAATATGAGCCAGAAACTTATGTCTTTCAACTGGCCAGGCAATGTGAGGGAACTGCGCAATGCCGCGGAGCGTTTCGTGCTGCTTGGCGATGAATGCGGCCTGCAACTGGATGAAAAATCCGTCACATCACCTTGTGTTCCCTTGACCCTGCCTGAACATGTTGAAGTCTTTGAGCGGGCGATGATTGAGCAGGCCCTCTCCGAATCCGGCGGGGTGATAAAAAAGACCATGGAACTGCTCGGTTTGCCGAGAAAAACCCTATATGACAAGATGCAAAAGTATGGTCTCGACAAACGCCTATACAAATAG